The Vicia villosa cultivar HV-30 ecotype Madison, WI linkage group LG1, Vvil1.0, whole genome shotgun sequence genome includes a region encoding these proteins:
- the LOC131619909 gene encoding PWWP domain-containing protein 2-like: MARDSDRMDLHADDVLFGRENDVFGFEYSTMSNVNPGVSFSETLIGDVGGINSSMGLFSGTDVGGLHMNSGCNFTINRGEKEGFYQEKFNGLADGGMLGVADRGCDGKVGKFSHGPVQNEDERTVIQSTGGGCAVSDKDLVFGLNDGVQIEQDCENAANVAEASLDMENLFSRKAFLSDAQVNAIQNYMQYSSCGLDLVVDFNFYKNAQEGNDSVPRDSVFSDVNFRVSDLVWGKVSGHPWWPGQIYDPSVASETVKSYWEEDCYLIAYFGSQKFAWNEVSTIKPFYKHFSEMAKQTDCESFRFAVYCALEEASRQVALGLSCPCLPKEASSNLKTEVVANAEICKQSFEPAELLSFVQSLAQSPLTEFDRLDLVSARGQVSAFYRSKGYSQLPEFAVHDRLFVPDMEILPVREEEQCNDQVLQTDQCFLPDLISEKNLQTPWGEFTLEKKAGDNITSRRGRKRKTSQDPSYDCFQDDKSTSRRGRKRKTSQDPPYDCLQDDKSTSRRGRKPKAAYKTSDDCFQNFQTNVNNSIPRKRGRKPKLACNTYDNCFNNSQTGNSTEFQNASVDDMWSQLCFAAKDPAGESCYTDMIHYFADFRKVTGRNNSAFLEQGFSLEQKCDGETEAITSIEAAAVASVSAPMDPSSIEATAVASVSAPMDCSIEVASVSAPIDPSSIEAAAVASVSTPMDRSIDVASVSTPMDFSSIEAAAVVAFESTPMDMELSSIEDAAVPSVSTPSIEDAAIASVLTPVDPDSIEAAAVASVSTPIDLGSIEAAVASVSKPMEVGVITSIEAAATATTPMEVCNDSILEEETFLNKQEREDVSSTTGLVHDGNLVSEPFTHVEQQNLRSELLPPDEISFNNGLTHQNMEEHTSKSYQNMEEHTSKSYQNMEEHASKSSPTNRASELFNEVEHAKESSLTANEEVEHAKESSPTINEVEHVKESSPTANEVEHAKESSATANEVEHAKESSPTANEVEHGKESSATANEVEHAKESSPTAFILKFTNFDWGPSATYLNQIFARFGPLIESKTELLERNKCVRVVFKRRIDAENAFSSAGKYSIFGSSLKSYRLKILPPPMPKKATGKKRGRKSKREIASMNTVTV, translated from the coding sequence ATGGCTCGAGATTCCGATCGAATGGATTTACATGCTGATGATGTTTTATTTGGTCGAGAGAATGATGTTTTTGGTTTTGAGTATTCAACAATGTCCAATGTTAATCCTGGTGTTTCTTTCTCTGAAACATTAATTGGTGATGTTGGAGGAATCAATAGTTCAATGGGGCTGTTTTCTGGGACTGATGTGGGTGGGTTACACATGAACTCAGGGTGTAATTTTACGATTAATCGCGGTGAAAAAGagggtttttatcaagaaaaaTTTAATGGTTTGGCGGATGGAGGAATGTTGGGTGTTGCTGATAGAGGGTGTGATGGGAAAGTAGGAAAATTTTCACATGGGCCGGTGCAGAATGAAGATGAGAGAACTGTGATTCAAAGTACTGGTGGAGGTTGTGCAGTGTCTGATAAAGATCTGGTTTTTGGATTGAATGATGGTGTTCAGATTGAACAAGATTGTGAGAATGCGGCGAACGTTGCAGAAGCGTCGTTGGATATGGAAAATTTGTTTTCGAGAAAGGCCTTTCTGTCGGATGCACAAGTAAATGCGATTCAGAATTATATGCAATACAGCTCTTGTGGTTTAGATCTTGTTGTGgattttaatttttacaaaaacGCTCAGGAGGGTAATGATAGTGTGCCAAGAGATTCGGTGTTTTCCGATGTTAATTTCCGTGTATCTGATTTAGTTTGGGGGAAGGTTAGCGGGCATCCTTGGTGGCCTGGTCAGATCTATGATCCCTCAGTTGCATCAGAGACAGTAAAGAGTTACTGGGAAGAGGACTGTTACCTGATAGCATATTTTGGGAGTCAAAAATTTGCTTGGAATGAAGTTTCAACAATAAAGCCATTTTATAAACATTTCTCCGAAATGGCGAAACAGACCGATTGTGAAAGTTTCCGCTTTGCTGTTTATTGTGCTCTAGAGGAAGCCTCAAGACAGGTTGCGTTGGGCCTGTCTTGTCCTTGTTTGCCCAAAGAAGCGTCTTCTAACCTGAAGACGGAAGTAGTTGCTAATGCTGAAATCTGTAAACAATCTTTTGAACCTGCAGAGCTTCTCAGTTTTGTGCAATCGTTAGCTCAGTCACCACTTACTGAATTCGATAGACTAGATTTGGTAAGTGCTCGTGGCCAAGTGTCGGCTTTCTATCGCTCAAAAGGCTATTCGCAGCTGCCTGAGTTTGCAGTGCATGATCGGTTGTTTGTACCTGATATGGAAATTCTACCTGTAAGAGAAGAAGAGCAGTGCAATGATCAAGTTTTGCAAACAGATCAATGCTTTTTGCCCGATTTGATATCCGAGAAGAACTTACAGACTCCATGGGGTGAATTTACTTTAGAAAAGAAAGCTGGTGATAATATCACTTCACGACGTGGCAGGAAACGGAAGACGTCTCAGGATCCTTCTTATGATTGTTTCCAGGATGATAAATCTACTTCACGACGTGGCAGGAAACGGAAGACGTCACAGGATCCTCCTTATGATTGTTTGCAGGATGATAAATCTACTTCCCGGCGTGGAAGGAAACCGAAGGCAGCTTACAAAACTTCTGATGATTGTTTCCAGAATTTCCAGACTAATGTTAACAATTCAATTCCGCGCAAGCGTGGCAGAAAACCGAAGTTAGCTTGCAATACTTATGACAATTGTTTCAATAATTCTCAAACCGGAAACAGCACTGAATTTCAGAATGCATCAGTAGATGATATGTGGTCTCAACTATGCTTTGCTGCCAAAGATCCTGCAGGAGAGAGTTGCTACACTGATATGATACATTACTTTGCAGATTTTAGAAAAGTCACTGGCCGAAACAATTCTGCTTTCCTCGAGCAGGGATTTTCTTTAGAACAAAAGTGTGATGGTGAGACTGAAGCAATAACCTCTATAGAAGCTGCAGCAGTAGCTTCTGTGTCAGCACCAATGGATCCTAGCTCTATAGAAGCTACTGCAGTAGCTTCTGTGTCGGCACCAATGGATTGTTCTATAGAAGTAGCTTCTGTGTCAGCACCAATAGATCCTAGCTCTATAGAAGCTGCTGCAGTAGCTTCTGTATCGACACCAATGGATCGTTCTATAGATGTAGCTTCTGTGTCTACCCCAATGGATTTTAGCTCTATAGAAGCAGCTGCAGTAGTAGCTTTTGAGTCAACACCAATGGATATGGAACTTAGCTCTATAGAGGATGCTGCAGTACCTTCTGTGTCGACCCCATCTATAGAAGATGCTGCAATAGCTTCTGTGTTGACCCCAGTGGATCCTGACTCTATAGAAGCTGCTGCAGTAGCTTCTGTGTCAACCCCAATAGATCTTGGCTCTATAGAAGCTGCAGTAGCTTCTGTGTCAAAACCGATGGAAGTTGGAGTAATTACCTCTATAGAAGCTGCTGCTACTGCGACGACACCAATGGAAGTTTGCAATGATTCTATTTTAGAAGAAGAGACGTTTTTAAATAAACAAGAAAGAGAGGATGTTAGCAGTACTACCGGTTTAGTGCATGATGGAAATCTCGTATCAGAACCTTTCACTCATGTGGAACAACAAAACCTCAGATCAGAACTTTTGCCACCTGATGAAATTAGCTTTAATAACGGTTTAACCCATCAAAACATGGAGGAACATACGAGCAAAAGTTATCAAAACATGGAGGAACATACGAGCAAAAGTTATCAAAACATGGAGGAACATGCAAGCAAAAGTTCTCCGACAAATCGTGCATCAGAACTTTTCAATGAGGTGGAACACGCGAAAGAAAGTTCTCTGACAGCCAATGAGGAGGTGGAACATGCGAAAGAAAGTTCTCCGACCATCAATGAGGTGGAACATGTGAAAGAAAGTTCTCCGACAGCCAATGAGGTGGAACATGCGAAGGAAAGTTCTGCGACAGCCAATGAGGTGGAACATGCGAAAGAAAGTTCTCCGACAGCCAATGAGGTAGAACATGGGAAAGAAAGTTCTGCTACAGCCAATGAGGTGGAACATGCGAAAGAAAGTTCACCAAcagcttttattttgaaattcacaAACTTCGATTGGGGTCCTTCAGCAACATATTTGAACCAAATATTTGCCCGGTTTGGGCCGCTAATTGAATCAAAGACTGAACTATTAGAGAGAAATAAATGCGTCAGGGTTGTTTTCAAAAGACGCATTGATGCAGAGAATGCTTTTAGCAGTGCTGGAAAGTATAGCATATTTGGATCTTCACTAAAAAGTTATCGACTCAAGATTTTGCCTCCTCCTATGCCAAAGAAAGCCACAGGAAAGAAGCGAGGCAGAAAAAGCAAAAGGGAAATTGCTTCCATGAACACCGTGACAGTTTGA